From one Microbacterium sp. 10M-3C3 genomic stretch:
- a CDS encoding TrlF family AAA-like ATPase — MVKNVIPAADDHHGARWIRAALQVNPFGYVGNPSPSKTYADEATYNAALIAEFQAQKIELIAVTDHWNASSASQLIADAEAAGIAALPGFEANTSEGIHLLVMFERGTSTEQVTAAIGACGLTPGAAKGTTTKSYGDILTDMCARGALVIPAHANVANAGLLSRAKGDSLAEMIKHRELLAIGITPSVAELGDQAKILKGTKPYDRRHPLVAIHADDICDPATLASPGASTWFKMSTPSLLGLRHAVKTPETRVSTTDPSSTSRVLLREIAWDGGYLDGQKLHLAEDLTALIGGRGTGKSTAIESLRYVLEIPPIGEASSKDHKEMVKNVLGAGTVISLVVDVVSPSPARFTIERTTNSPAIVRDSSGTQTNQRPRDIVGNLEIFGQHELAELAQDKDLMAELVARVAGRPASPAERDDVLKDLADNRDALAKHERDREALETELADIPRLSESMEAFDKTDLAAKLDQKTRLDKDGAVLTDASERVQTVENLVSEWGIEAVVEELRAELADVKDSPRKTTLEQLAPVLGQLATALEQATSSVQAAIADTKTQIEATRQSWESTTKTVSNGVSAVLRELVEQGHKPDEYLTLQANLNRLTKRAEKRTVFEKAYKKLTGERTKLLRSLADIDKQIANQLKDAIKASNAATTGAVIVKPIASPDRSHIKAVISHHFTTQRGQVFAAIDRDDFNVATFVTAARSGLDALTGLSITGAQAKAIVDTGEPLFRELEEQSVGLAVEVQLNVASKGAPVEWRRLEDLSKGQRATALLLLLLGASMSPLVIDQPEDDLDNRFVYDGVVQKLRSLKGTRQLIVSTHNANVPVLGDAELVVTLEADGQHGRTATDGVGSLDNPKVRKYAEDLLEGGRTAFDARKRLYDF; from the coding sequence ATGGTGAAGAACGTCATACCCGCAGCTGATGATCACCATGGCGCCCGCTGGATTCGCGCAGCCCTCCAGGTGAACCCCTTCGGTTACGTCGGCAACCCATCCCCCTCCAAGACCTACGCGGATGAAGCAACGTACAACGCCGCCTTGATCGCCGAGTTTCAGGCGCAGAAGATTGAGTTGATAGCGGTCACCGATCACTGGAATGCCAGCAGCGCGTCCCAGCTGATTGCCGACGCGGAAGCTGCCGGCATCGCGGCGCTCCCGGGCTTCGAGGCAAACACGTCTGAGGGCATCCACCTGCTGGTTATGTTCGAGCGCGGCACCTCAACTGAGCAGGTCACTGCCGCGATCGGTGCATGCGGTTTGACGCCCGGAGCCGCGAAGGGCACGACGACGAAGTCGTACGGCGATATCCTGACCGACATGTGTGCCCGCGGCGCGTTGGTGATCCCGGCGCACGCCAACGTCGCCAACGCTGGACTGCTGAGTCGAGCGAAGGGTGACTCGCTCGCCGAGATGATCAAGCACCGCGAACTGCTGGCTATTGGCATCACGCCATCTGTCGCTGAACTGGGTGACCAGGCCAAGATCCTCAAAGGGACCAAGCCCTACGATCGCCGCCATCCGCTGGTGGCGATCCATGCCGACGACATCTGCGACCCGGCGACGCTCGCCTCTCCCGGTGCGAGCACCTGGTTCAAGATGAGTACCCCCAGCCTGTTGGGGCTCCGTCATGCAGTTAAGACGCCGGAGACCCGAGTGAGCACGACCGATCCATCATCGACTTCTCGTGTTCTGCTTCGCGAGATCGCTTGGGACGGCGGCTACCTCGACGGTCAGAAGCTCCACCTTGCGGAGGATCTCACGGCCCTCATCGGCGGACGTGGAACCGGAAAATCCACCGCTATCGAGAGTCTCCGGTACGTGCTGGAGATCCCGCCCATCGGCGAAGCATCCAGCAAAGACCACAAGGAGATGGTCAAGAACGTGCTTGGCGCGGGAACGGTCATCTCGCTCGTCGTCGACGTGGTGTCACCTAGCCCGGCGCGTTTTACTATCGAACGCACAACGAACAGCCCGGCGATCGTTCGTGACTCCAGCGGCACGCAGACGAACCAGCGCCCACGCGACATCGTCGGTAACCTCGAGATCTTCGGTCAGCACGAATTGGCCGAGCTCGCTCAGGACAAAGACCTGATGGCTGAGCTTGTCGCACGCGTCGCCGGCAGGCCAGCGTCGCCTGCCGAGCGAGACGACGTCCTAAAGGATCTGGCGGATAACCGTGATGCACTCGCCAAGCACGAACGAGACCGGGAGGCGCTTGAGACCGAACTCGCGGACATCCCCCGCCTCTCCGAAAGCATGGAAGCGTTCGACAAGACCGATCTTGCGGCGAAGCTTGACCAGAAGACTCGATTGGACAAGGATGGCGCCGTCCTGACTGATGCCTCCGAACGGGTGCAAACCGTTGAGAATCTGGTGAGCGAGTGGGGTATCGAAGCGGTTGTCGAGGAGCTTCGCGCCGAGCTGGCCGACGTCAAGGACTCCCCCCGCAAGACGACTCTGGAGCAACTCGCTCCGGTACTCGGGCAACTCGCCACTGCTCTTGAGCAGGCAACCTCATCCGTGCAGGCCGCCATTGCTGACACCAAGACGCAGATCGAGGCGACCAGGCAGTCGTGGGAGTCTACGACAAAGACCGTGAGCAACGGTGTCTCTGCGGTGCTGCGCGAACTGGTCGAGCAAGGACACAAGCCAGATGAGTACCTGACTCTGCAGGCCAACCTCAATCGGCTCACAAAACGTGCCGAGAAGCGAACCGTCTTCGAGAAGGCGTACAAGAAGCTGACCGGCGAGAGAACGAAGTTGCTTCGCTCGCTGGCTGACATTGACAAGCAGATCGCGAACCAACTCAAGGACGCCATCAAGGCATCCAACGCCGCTACGACGGGAGCTGTGATTGTTAAGCCGATCGCATCACCCGATCGCAGCCATATCAAGGCCGTGATCTCCCACCACTTCACAACCCAGCGCGGCCAGGTGTTCGCCGCCATCGATCGCGATGACTTCAATGTGGCGACGTTCGTAACTGCCGCGCGGTCGGGGTTGGACGCGCTAACGGGGCTGAGCATCACTGGCGCACAAGCGAAGGCCATCGTGGACACCGGAGAACCGTTGTTCAGAGAACTGGAAGAGCAGTCAGTCGGCCTCGCTGTCGAGGTGCAACTCAACGTTGCCTCCAAGGGTGCGCCGGTGGAGTGGCGCCGCCTTGAGGATCTCTCAAAAGGCCAGCGAGCGACTGCACTGTTGCTGCTCTTACTCGGCGCATCAATGAGTCCGCTTGTCATCGACCAACCAGAAGATGACCTCGACAACCGATTCGTATACGACGGCGTCGTTCAAAAGCTGCGATCCCTCAAAGGCACCCGACAGCTAATTGTGAGCACGCACAACGCGAACGTGCCCGTCCTGGGCGACGCCGAGTTGGTCGTAACTCTCGAAGCTGACGGTCAGCACGGCCGCACAGCGACCGACGGCGTCGGATCGCTCGACAACCCGAAGGTGCGAAAGTACGCCGAAGACCTGTTGGAAGGTGGACGCACGGCATTCGATGCCCGTAAGCGCCTGTACGACTTCTAG
- a CDS encoding cysteine hydrolase family protein translates to MIEPTTSEPTLLLIDLQRDYFPGGRHPLVDPDAAAGAAASVLAAHRQRGGAVVHVRHESERGFLEAGTPGAEIDARVAPSEGEAVVVKRAPNAFVDTGLDELLRSVGGTRLVVAGMMTSMCVDATVRAAADLGYDVTVVADACAAPDLEFGGVRVPGASVHAAFLAALGSAYARVVPSSELLA, encoded by the coding sequence GTGATCGAGCCGACGACGAGCGAGCCCACGCTGCTGCTGATCGACCTGCAGCGCGACTACTTCCCGGGGGGACGCCATCCGCTCGTGGACCCGGATGCGGCGGCCGGCGCCGCTGCATCCGTCCTCGCCGCGCACCGGCAGCGCGGCGGCGCGGTGGTGCACGTGCGGCACGAGAGCGAGCGCGGGTTCCTCGAGGCGGGCACGCCCGGCGCCGAGATCGACGCGCGCGTCGCGCCCTCCGAGGGCGAGGCGGTCGTCGTCAAGCGCGCGCCGAACGCCTTCGTGGACACCGGGCTGGACGAGCTGCTGCGCTCGGTCGGCGGCACGCGGCTCGTCGTGGCGGGGATGATGACGAGCATGTGCGTGGACGCGACCGTCCGCGCGGCGGCCGACCTCGGGTACGACGTGACGGTGGTCGCCGACGCCTGCGCGGCCCCCGACCTCGAGTTCGGCGGCGTGCGCGTGCCCGGCGCATCCGTGCACGCCGCGTTCCTCGCCGCGCTCGGCAGCGCCTACGCGCGCGTCGTGCCGTCGTCCGAGCTGCTCGCGTAG
- a CDS encoding FadR/GntR family transcriptional regulator yields the protein MDWSSLRRSTGLSVPDRLALDLERAILDGELRPGDRLPNEHALSAELGVSRVSVRQALHELEQRGLLDRRPGRGTVVQDPAGRAGDAGASLSALLEPTPDGDLARIMELRAVVEPPIAALAAVRVRPRDVAQLRALVADMEAETDLARYGELDRAFHQAIAQYTHNPLLAQLTALIADHIAPARRSDLQTPERRRTSTAAHRLIVDAVAVHDGPAAEAAARAHVHTVREHVLHAADTPHRRTDGVAPDQETR from the coding sequence ATGGACTGGTCGAGCCTGCGCCGCTCGACGGGGCTGTCGGTGCCCGATCGCCTCGCGCTCGACCTCGAGCGGGCGATCCTCGACGGGGAGCTCCGCCCCGGCGACCGCCTCCCGAACGAGCACGCCCTGTCGGCGGAGCTCGGCGTCTCCCGCGTCTCGGTGCGCCAGGCGCTCCACGAGCTCGAGCAGCGCGGGCTGCTCGATCGACGCCCCGGTCGCGGCACCGTCGTGCAGGATCCCGCCGGCCGTGCCGGCGACGCCGGCGCCTCGCTCTCCGCGCTCCTCGAGCCCACGCCGGACGGCGACCTCGCCCGCATCATGGAGCTGCGCGCGGTCGTCGAGCCTCCGATCGCCGCGCTGGCCGCCGTCCGTGTGCGTCCGCGCGACGTCGCGCAGCTCCGGGCGCTCGTCGCCGACATGGAGGCCGAGACCGACCTCGCGCGCTACGGCGAGCTCGACCGCGCGTTCCATCAGGCGATCGCGCAGTACACGCACAATCCGCTGCTCGCGCAGCTGACCGCGCTCATCGCCGACCACATCGCCCCCGCGCGCCGCAGCGACCTGCAGACACCCGAGCGGCGCCGCACCTCGACCGCAGCGCACCGGCTCATCGTCGACGCGGTCGCCGTGCACGACGGGCCCGCCGCCGAGGCCGCGGCGCGCGCGCACGTGCACACCGTCCGCGAACACGTGCTGCACGCCGCCGACACCCCTCACCGCCGCACCGACGGCGTCGCCCCCGACCAGGAGACCCGATGA
- a CDS encoding sulfite exporter TauE/SafE family protein, translating into MTSPTPDAPALPRASLLALILLGLVAGYLSGLFGVGGGIIVVPALLILGYDQRRAAGTSVAAILPTSVVGTISYALTGHIDWIAGIALAVGAIAGAQIGTFLLARLSRRALFWSFLVFLVFSAVSLWFSVPERDDTIALTVWTVLALVGAGIVTGILSGVLGVGGGIIVVPALMFFFGASDLVAKGTSLFMMIPGSISATIGNARRGNVDLRGGLAIGIAACCASPLGLLTATAITPLWSNIAFSVLIAAITVQLVVRNIRRRA; encoded by the coding sequence ATGACCTCACCCACCCCGGATGCGCCGGCCCTGCCGCGCGCGTCGCTGCTCGCCCTGATCCTCCTCGGCCTGGTCGCGGGCTATCTGTCGGGGCTGTTCGGCGTCGGCGGCGGCATCATCGTCGTGCCCGCGCTCCTCATCCTCGGCTACGACCAGCGGCGGGCGGCCGGCACCTCGGTGGCGGCCATCCTGCCCACCTCGGTCGTCGGCACGATCAGCTACGCGCTGACCGGGCACATCGACTGGATCGCCGGCATCGCGCTCGCGGTCGGCGCCATCGCGGGCGCGCAGATCGGCACGTTCCTGCTCGCACGACTGTCGCGACGGGCGCTCTTCTGGTCGTTCCTCGTCTTCCTCGTGTTCTCGGCGGTGAGCCTGTGGTTCAGCGTCCCCGAGCGTGACGACACGATCGCGCTCACCGTGTGGACCGTGCTGGCGCTGGTCGGAGCAGGTATCGTCACGGGCATCCTCTCGGGCGTGCTCGGGGTCGGCGGCGGGATCATCGTCGTCCCCGCTCTCATGTTCTTCTTCGGCGCGAGCGACCTCGTCGCGAAGGGCACGTCGCTGTTCATGATGATCCCCGGCTCGATCTCGGCGACGATCGGCAACGCCCGGCGCGGCAACGTCGACCTGCGCGGGGGCCTCGCGATCGGCATCGCCGCGTGCTGCGCGTCGCCGCTCGGCCTCCTCACCGCCACCGCGATCACCCCGCTGTGGTCCAACATCGCGTTCTCGGTGCTCATCGCTGCGATCACGGTGCAGCTGGTGGTCCGGAACATCCGCCGGCGGGCCTGA
- a CDS encoding SDR family NAD(P)-dependent oxidoreductase, translated as MSVFRQDALHSRVAVVTGAARGIGRAAAAALAHAGADVVGIDICAVASARNTYPPATREDLEETGRMVAAAGVRWTGIVADQRDIGALRDARDTILEQFGRIDILFANAGIQAFVPLLEMEDADWHDTIDVNLTGTANALRAFAPALVSAGGGSIIVTSSTQGQHGTLDGSAYSASKWGIIGLMKSAALELGPHGVRVNALIPGLIDTALTRHEGRYAQALRVGGTEPTGDEATDERSAEKALSGKLPLRRPWLEPESVAPAVVFLASDAAALVSGTSFAVTGGDSANVTA; from the coding sequence ATGAGCGTGTTCCGACAGGACGCACTGCACTCCCGAGTCGCCGTCGTCACGGGCGCTGCGCGCGGCATCGGCCGCGCGGCCGCGGCCGCCCTGGCGCATGCCGGAGCGGACGTCGTCGGCATCGACATCTGCGCCGTGGCCTCGGCGCGCAACACGTACCCTCCGGCCACGCGTGAGGATCTCGAGGAGACCGGACGGATGGTCGCCGCGGCCGGCGTGCGGTGGACGGGCATCGTCGCGGATCAGCGGGACATCGGGGCCCTTCGCGACGCGCGCGACACGATCCTCGAGCAATTCGGTCGGATCGACATCCTCTTCGCCAACGCCGGGATCCAGGCCTTCGTCCCCTTGCTCGAGATGGAGGACGCCGACTGGCACGACACGATCGATGTGAACCTCACGGGCACCGCGAACGCCCTGCGTGCGTTCGCGCCCGCCCTCGTCTCCGCCGGGGGCGGCAGCATCATCGTGACCTCGTCCACGCAGGGCCAGCATGGCACCCTCGACGGCTCCGCATACTCGGCGTCGAAGTGGGGGATCATCGGGCTGATGAAGTCCGCCGCGCTCGAGCTCGGACCGCACGGGGTGAGGGTCAACGCGCTCATCCCGGGGCTCATCGACACGGCGCTGACCCGCCACGAAGGCCGCTACGCGCAGGCGCTCCGCGTGGGCGGCACGGAGCCCACCGGCGACGAGGCGACCGACGAGCGGAGCGCTGAGAAGGCGCTGTCCGGCAAGCTCCCGCTTCGCCGGCCCTGGCTGGAGCCGGAGTCGGTGGCGCCCGCGGTGGTCTTCCTGGCGTCGGATGCCGCGGCCCTCGTCTCCGGCACGAGCTTCGCCGTCACCGGGGGCGACAGCGCGAACGTGACCGCCTGA
- a CDS encoding helix-turn-helix transcriptional regulator, producing MSWRKMNTRGSTLGAFLRARREDCRPEDVGIACASGRRVAGLRRDEVAQRAGMSVDYYMRLEQGRAGTPSPQIIDALGRALRLTGVGIDYMYRLTGVGTRSVPTDVDRGRLDGVLGHWGSTPAYVADSNLDIVAANRSMAAVSHGAIDVGANAALLAFTPETRAQLDDWEYMARETAGALRYLGDDRSPRYQEVVRQLSADPDFVRIWARHEVRVLMDRAVTAEAPGIGTLTLRIQNFFLPDLSGYTVTIYGAEPGSRTAHVLDALAASAGVTST from the coding sequence ATGTCCTGGAGGAAGATGAACACCCGCGGCTCGACTCTCGGAGCGTTCCTGCGCGCCCGGCGGGAGGACTGCCGGCCGGAGGACGTCGGCATCGCATGCGCGTCCGGACGCCGCGTCGCTGGACTGCGGCGCGACGAGGTCGCGCAGCGGGCGGGCATGAGCGTCGACTACTACATGCGTCTGGAGCAAGGCCGCGCGGGCACGCCCTCGCCGCAGATCATCGACGCCCTCGGCCGCGCACTCCGCCTCACCGGCGTCGGCATCGACTACATGTACCGGCTGACGGGCGTCGGCACGCGGTCGGTCCCGACCGACGTGGACCGCGGCCGTCTCGACGGGGTGCTGGGTCACTGGGGCTCGACGCCCGCGTACGTCGCCGACTCCAACCTCGACATCGTCGCGGCGAACCGGTCGATGGCCGCCGTCTCCCACGGCGCGATCGATGTCGGGGCGAACGCCGCCCTGCTGGCCTTCACGCCCGAGACGCGCGCGCAGCTGGACGACTGGGAGTACATGGCGCGGGAGACGGCGGGAGCGCTGCGCTACCTCGGCGACGACAGGTCACCGCGCTACCAGGAGGTCGTGCGGCAGCTGTCCGCGGATCCCGACTTCGTCCGCATCTGGGCACGTCACGAGGTGCGGGTGCTCATGGACCGCGCGGTCACGGCGGAGGCGCCGGGGATCGGCACCCTGACCCTGCGCATCCAGAACTTCTTCCTTCCCGATCTCAGCGGCTACACCGTCACGATCTACGGCGCCGAGCCGGGCTCCCGCACCGCGCACGTGCTCGATGCGCTCGCCGCATCCGCCGGGGTCACGTCGACCTGA
- a CDS encoding SGNH/GDSL hydrolase family protein, translating into MRRLPLASSLIGLVAVALGVTACAAPAAAPGPPTGGGPVVAFYGDSYTLGTGASAPEKRWSSIICAGRGWREFNPSVNGLGFVNNRTTVGDGDLPDRIIAERPDIVFVTMGLNDNFSYDRAAGRIRTAIHDDLERLRDALPDARFVVVEPFWYTAQRPASVAAIIGWVREEAEAIGADWIPGASRWLDGHYADDADSWMAADGLHPDDTGYARMAERMDAALRALDPPL; encoded by the coding sequence ATGCGCCGCCTCCCCCTCGCCTCGTCCCTCATCGGTCTCGTCGCGGTCGCCCTCGGGGTGACGGCGTGCGCGGCTCCCGCGGCCGCCCCCGGTCCGCCCACGGGCGGCGGCCCGGTTGTGGCGTTCTACGGCGACTCGTACACGCTCGGCACGGGCGCCTCGGCACCCGAGAAGCGCTGGTCGTCGATCATCTGCGCCGGGCGCGGCTGGCGCGAGTTCAATCCGAGCGTGAACGGGCTGGGATTCGTCAACAACCGCACGACCGTCGGCGACGGCGATCTGCCCGACCGGATCATCGCGGAGCGGCCCGACATCGTCTTCGTCACGATGGGCCTCAACGACAACTTCAGCTACGACCGTGCCGCGGGCCGCATCCGCACCGCGATCCACGACGACCTCGAGCGTCTGCGCGACGCGCTGCCCGACGCGCGCTTCGTCGTGGTCGAGCCGTTCTGGTACACCGCCCAGCGCCCCGCATCCGTGGCGGCGATCATCGGCTGGGTGCGCGAGGAGGCCGAGGCGATCGGCGCCGACTGGATCCCCGGTGCCAGCCGCTGGCTCGACGGGCACTACGCCGACGACGCCGACAGCTGGATGGCCGCCGACGGCCTGCACCCCGACGACACCGGCTATGCGCGCATGGCGGAGCGCATGGATGCGGCGCTGCGCGCGCTGGATCCGCCGCTCTGA
- a CDS encoding EamA family transporter, translating to MSGAAASGAPRRGSGLAVTLVVAGLLCQEVGASLAVLLFDDVGPLGMVMLRLVFSAVLLLLIARPSLRGHSRRGWTSVLAFGLVLATMNGLFYLALERLPLGVTVTIEVLGPLALSIIASRRASALVWAGLALVGVAALGGGGWDRLDPLGVVFALGAAASWALYILASARVGAEFPKLDGLALAMAFGALLALPFGIVQAGGALLRVDLLAVGAAVAVLSSTIPYALELIALRRLPAAAFAILMSLGPATASLAGFVLLGQHLSWLEVVGIALVIAASIGAVLTAARARPAASASSGESGGSGPASEEPPLAEPLG from the coding sequence ATGAGCGGCGCCGCCGCATCCGGAGCCCCACGACGCGGCTCGGGTCTCGCGGTCACGCTCGTCGTCGCGGGGCTGCTGTGCCAGGAGGTCGGCGCGTCGCTGGCCGTGCTGCTCTTCGACGACGTCGGCCCGCTCGGCATGGTCATGCTGCGCCTGGTGTTCTCCGCCGTGCTGCTGCTGCTCATCGCGCGGCCGAGCCTGCGCGGGCACTCCCGCCGCGGCTGGACGTCGGTGCTCGCCTTCGGCCTCGTCCTCGCCACGATGAACGGGCTCTTCTACCTCGCGCTGGAGCGGCTGCCGCTGGGGGTCACGGTCACGATCGAGGTGCTGGGCCCGCTCGCGCTGTCGATCATCGCGAGCCGACGCGCGTCGGCCCTCGTGTGGGCAGGGCTCGCACTCGTCGGCGTCGCCGCGCTGGGCGGTGGCGGATGGGACCGACTCGACCCGCTGGGCGTCGTGTTCGCGCTGGGCGCCGCGGCGAGCTGGGCGCTGTACATCCTCGCGTCCGCGCGCGTCGGCGCCGAGTTCCCCAAGCTCGACGGGCTCGCGCTCGCGATGGCCTTCGGTGCGCTGCTCGCACTGCCCTTCGGGATCGTCCAGGCCGGCGGCGCGCTGCTGCGCGTCGACCTGCTGGCCGTCGGCGCGGCCGTGGCCGTCCTCTCCTCGACGATCCCCTACGCGCTCGAGCTCATCGCGCTGCGGCGCCTGCCGGCGGCGGCCTTCGCGATCCTCATGAGCCTGGGCCCGGCGACCGCTTCCCTAGCCGGGTTCGTCCTCCTCGGCCAGCACCTGTCGTGGCTCGAGGTCGTCGGCATCGCGCTCGTCATCGCCGCCTCGATCGGCGCGGTGCTGACCGCCGCGCGGGCGCGGCCCGCGGCATCCGCCTCCTCGGGAGAATCCGGCGGGTCCGGCCCGGCGAGCGAGGAGCCGCCGCTGGCCGAGCCGCTCGGCTGA
- a CDS encoding serine hydrolase domain-containing protein encodes MRNRVLRGIAATTVGAISLLTVLTGCSAPQTVSIDLPAQSDGALPDDTRAQLEAAVTSAMGATGSTGAIVGVWAPWSGSWVAGLGTTTTGGAEVTTDMAFRAADVTRGMTCDVFYELAAEGTVKLDDPVTKWVSGFPDLGNVTLEQLCDGTSGIGSYMPQLQGLVFSNPERQWDPRELAGYGLGQDRTEPGTAYRDSDAGYLLLGAALERAAGEDLSDLIQERIAEPLGLQATSLPSRVPAPPGPGPVLDGHWSVTDAAGAWNCAEPAEFTDISASIGGADAGAVTDITDLGRYAQALATRALTPDASERFASPTAVAPDQPTWFTAAGGAYQAGSLIGQFGSIPGYMTAAFADPTTGLTVAVVLNNSGANPAISGWLAWELAAIASKAPAASGQTAPEAGLPWSAQQWHDAILGNAICPPPAA; translated from the coding sequence ATGCGCAACCGCGTCCTGCGTGGCATCGCGGCTACGACCGTCGGCGCGATCTCGCTCCTTACCGTGCTGACCGGGTGCTCGGCGCCCCAGACCGTCTCGATCGACCTGCCGGCGCAGAGCGACGGCGCCCTCCCCGACGACACCCGGGCGCAGCTCGAGGCGGCGGTCACGAGCGCGATGGGCGCGACGGGGTCGACCGGCGCGATCGTGGGCGTGTGGGCGCCGTGGAGCGGCAGCTGGGTGGCGGGCCTGGGCACCACGACCACCGGCGGCGCCGAGGTCACGACCGACATGGCCTTCCGTGCCGCCGACGTCACGCGCGGCATGACGTGCGACGTGTTCTACGAGCTGGCCGCCGAGGGCACCGTCAAGCTCGACGACCCGGTGACGAAGTGGGTCAGCGGCTTCCCCGACCTGGGCAACGTGACGCTCGAACAGCTGTGCGACGGCACGTCGGGCATCGGGTCCTACATGCCGCAGCTGCAGGGCCTCGTGTTCTCCAACCCCGAGCGTCAGTGGGACCCGCGAGAACTCGCCGGCTACGGGCTCGGCCAGGATCGCACCGAGCCGGGCACGGCCTACCGCGATTCCGACGCCGGCTATCTCCTCCTCGGTGCCGCGCTCGAGCGCGCCGCCGGCGAAGACCTGAGCGATCTCATCCAGGAGCGCATCGCCGAGCCGCTGGGACTGCAGGCGACGAGCCTGCCGTCGCGCGTGCCGGCACCCCCCGGACCCGGCCCGGTGCTCGACGGACACTGGTCGGTGACGGATGCAGCGGGCGCGTGGAACTGCGCGGAGCCGGCGGAGTTCACCGACATCTCGGCGAGCATCGGCGGCGCCGACGCCGGCGCGGTCACCGACATCACCGACCTCGGCCGCTACGCGCAGGCGCTCGCGACGCGTGCGCTCACGCCCGACGCCTCCGAGCGCTTCGCGTCGCCGACGGCCGTCGCGCCCGACCAGCCGACGTGGTTCACCGCGGCCGGCGGCGCCTACCAGGCGGGCTCTCTCATCGGCCAGTTCGGCTCGATCCCGGGGTACATGACGGCAGCGTTCGCCGACCCGACGACCGGCCTGACGGTCGCGGTGGTGCTCAACAACTCGGGTGCGAACCCCGCGATCAGCGGATGGCTCGCGTGGGAGCTCGCCGCGATCGCCTCGAAGGCGCCGGCCGCGTCGGGCCAGACCGCGCCCGAGGCGGGGCTGCCGTGGAGCGCCCAGCAGTGGCACGACGCGATCCTCGGCAACGCCATCTGCCCGCCGCCCGCGGCGTGA
- a CDS encoding biliverdin-producing heme oxygenase yields MVEPAPLSLALREQPSAVFAADACTGFVDDLVAGRCARADYIALVAQHWYVYAELEAAAERMRRDPVASVFISDRLTRLPAIEADLAFLVGADWRERITALPGTRRYVQRIRTVGTAWAGGFVAHHYTRYLGDLSGGPTLGRLLQRPLGFDTNGIGFYLFGDIADPAAFKAVYREQLDAAPWDDAERERVIAEVLVAYRCNLDLFAALGGGAAASVVA; encoded by the coding sequence ATGGTCGAGCCGGCGCCCCTCTCCCTCGCACTGCGCGAGCAGCCGAGCGCGGTCTTCGCGGCCGATGCGTGCACGGGCTTCGTCGACGACCTCGTCGCGGGGCGCTGCGCGCGCGCCGACTACATCGCGCTCGTCGCCCAGCACTGGTACGTCTACGCGGAGCTGGAGGCGGCGGCCGAGCGGATGCGGCGCGACCCCGTCGCATCCGTGTTCATCAGCGACCGCCTCACGCGGCTGCCCGCGATCGAGGCCGACCTCGCGTTCCTCGTCGGTGCGGACTGGCGCGAGCGCATCACCGCGCTCCCCGGGACACGGCGCTACGTCCAGCGCATCCGCACCGTCGGCACGGCGTGGGCGGGCGGCTTCGTCGCCCACCACTACACGCGCTACCTCGGCGATCTCTCCGGGGGTCCGACGCTCGGCCGGCTGCTGCAGCGCCCTCTGGGCTTCGACACGAACGGCATCGGGTTCTACCTGTTCGGCGACATCGCCGACCCCGCGGCCTTCAAGGCCGTGTACCGCGAGCAGCTCGATGCGGCACCGTGGGACGACGCCGAGCGAGAGCGCGTCATCGCCGAGGTGCTCGTCGCCTACCGCTGCAACCTCGACCTGTTCGCCGCGCTCGGCGGCGGAGCCGCCGCATCCGTCGTGGCCTGA